TTAATAGGATGCATTCATCAGGCAACCTTGACTGAGTTCTGGCGGGACTACTTTCCTGTAGTTTCAACTATGATGGACTGTTCTGTTAAgtagtaaaatatgtttgtttaggCTGTTTGGTAAGTTTCACAATCTTTATTTAGAAGCCATCGTAGGTTGAGTGAAATGAAGAGAACTGCACTGATGGATGTCAGCCCCAACACCAAGTGACACCTGGACCTGAATTGAAACACGGTAGCCATTTTGTGGAAAAATGCTCACAACTGCAGCCAGTGTACCCAAAACCACCATTAGGTATCTTTATCTGTGTCTAGACCATCATGAGACCAGCCTAACAGCATCTGTCAGTCCCTGCAAAAACCTCTCTGGTGCTATAAAAGACCAGGGGCCCCTCAGTAAAGGAACAGAGACTGAAGAACCCAGTGGGGACCCATAGGAAGgtatggaaagaaataaaatgttttgctgtaattttttttttctttttttacatctcACCACCGTGTGTGCCATGCATCGCCATGCAGGCAGatgggggaggtggaggtggaaataaaacatgcatgagTTGCCTGCAGCCCAGGAAAATAATTACTGTCATTTAGCAGACATGTAGAGGAGAGCAGCGCAGCCCAGTCTGCCCACAGTATACCGCCACACCGCCTGCATACCGATGAACTGGAGAGAAAACGGAGAGGGAGGGACACGCTGAGTGGGAGAGAGTTTTGTGAGAGATGGCACAATGTTTCCTTGTTTGATGGTAATAGATGCCGCAGTTTATTTTAGGGATGTTTTCATATGTCACTCACAGCTGACAGAACCCTCACAGTGTTGCAATCAcaagaaattaaacaaagacacttcttcttcatcttcttttaaTCCtaacttttttcatgttttctcctctcataGTCCCCGACATGGCTCTACACATTATGCAGCACTCTTCTGGGTCCAGTAGTCTCAAATGAGGAAgaagtacagtatatttctCCAAAGATCAGAGAAAAAGATTTGACCTCTGTGTCTTGGCTGAGACTAAACCAtgcactcctcctctctctttaactcCGTCCCTCATTTcttctctccctgctcctccttttcctttacATCTGTCCATCTTCTTCCTTTTGGTCTCCCTCGTTCCCTTCCTTTTGCCTGGAGTCAGACCACAGTACAAATTTATAGGAGGTGGAGGGATGCCAATGGAGGTCAAATGCGTGAGCGGCTCCCCGTCTGCCTCCCCTATCATTCTTTATAGCTGATCTAGTGGCAGAGCCTTCATTACCCTGAATTATACGCTGCGATTATTACCTCTCCCCCCCGGCCCATGCAGGACGGCCCTGGCCTTATCATCTTATCATCTTACCCAGGAGGAACGTAATGCGGGAACTCTTGATATATAGCGCAACATCTGCCTTCAACATGACTCCACTGCGGATCTTTGAACTTAACATCCTCACATCCACAGTGTGTGATGTATGTGGTGTATGGCTGGGATCACAGGCGTATTTGTGGGGAGCTAAAATGGGCTGCAGAGGCATATTGTCTGATGGGAGTGTTAGCATTTCATGTAGATCGGCACTGTTAAATACTCTATATTTAATTACACTTACTGATCCCTGCATTATTGGAAATGATAACTTCTACTCTGGCACTAAAGCAGAAACCCACCAAGGTTTGATCCATGCCCTGTAACTCAGTCTGTCTGCTTTCCAGAAGTTTCACCACACATCAACTGTAAAAGTGTCTCAATGTGATTGAAGTGTTTGAGTGTAAAATACTTTCCTGTTGGCTCCTTAGATGCAGCGGCCCCTACATGCTTATTTGTAGCCCTTTTCGGCTTCCCATCTGTTTTTGATGTTTGAGGGAAACCCAGCGATGACCCAACTGCAAAGACATCTGCTTACTAAACTGAAGACTCACCCTCATTGTTCCTGATTTTTGATTGCTACAAATTATATCCTGAAATTcagacagtaaaaaaatcaCCTAAAATTGGACTCACTTTGTTGTTGCTCCTTTTCTCACCAAACAAACCTACCATTACACATGTTTATTACCACAACTGAGGTGCCGGTGTGAAGCTTGATAATCTGGGAAATCAGCGGGGTGTTCAGATAGCAACACGCTTTGGCAGTCTTGATATATTGTACTTTTTCACAACTCATATTCGAGTGGGCACACTGAGAGAACCTGCACTGTATCGTGGTGTAAATATCAATGCAGGCACAGAGGGGGGTAGCAGACAAGGCCTGGATGACACATGCAATGCAGTAGGCTTCATCATCACAGCTACAGATCAGATATTTTTCTGGGAGTTTGCAAAAGTTTTTGCCTCACAGGTTTTTCCTGTAATAGACACATAGAACCCAGTTTCTTTGTTCTAGTCAAACCTCAGTAGTAACAAATGCACACCAGGTGGAGCTGAGGGTGAGGTTATACTGTTTTTTCCACCTGAATGTGTTATCAACTAGTGGTATACTATAAGTCATATTCAAGACCTGTACTTAAGTAAAGACAGCAGCACAATGTAGAAATGCTCCATTTCAAGTAGGAGTCAAGTAAAGGCcttgtgtttctaatattttgtccaccagTGACACTTTTCAGTGTAGTCTAACATAATTCAATACATTTGAATTAACACCTCTCTGAAACCAtttcaacaaaaactaaacattaaaaTCTTCATTAAGGTGTGTGTATAGGTCTGAATTTATTGACTAACAGGGGGTtcaatttacagaatatggtagaACTGTAATATAAGTTTTCATTagttttacagaatatggtagaACTGTAATATAAGTTTTCATTAGTTTGTAATTAACTGAATTGaagtcattgtgtgtgtgtgcgtgtgtgtgttttttccttaGCAAgggacaaattaaacactgtatctagatagtttctccttcatactACAAAGGAGAAGGTGAAGTGAGGTAAAGTAGGTTGTAATCTGCACCCACATctctggatgccactaaatcctacacattgcTCCTTTGAAGGTGTACTCCAGTGATATAGGCAAGGCAAGACGATTGCCTGTAGCACATTTCATTACAAGCAGGCTTGCTTTGCATTCAAGGGGTAACAAAAAGTAACAaagcaataaatacaaaaaaaatccacctgGAGAACCCACATGTACAGTAAACCcccaacacaaacatgcactgaCACTAGGGCTGTCAAATTAATTCCGATTCATTAATTATAGAAACAAAATAACGCAGATTAATCGGGCTGCATCCACTATCGGAATGAGGAAACTTCACCCCGCTCTCAAGCACAGTAGGTGGCGGtataaaagaagaagactcGGGCTGTGTGGTACCTGCTGGTCGGGGATACGCTCCGCCCACACCTGCTCTGTAAACATGCTGGCTGCAACACCTGATGCAGCCAACCTCACCAAGACACGCTCGACCTCGACCAGGCGCAAACCGATTAAGTCTACTAACGACTGATTAACGAGCTGCCTCACTAAACAGACTGCAGGTCAATGTCAGTTTTAGAGGACAGGCAGAGCTTTTACAGAGAGCAGCCTCTGTGGTaacttcactttattttggcACATAAGATGTTGGAGAAAAGTCCTGATGTCAAAGAGACTGTTACTGTGCTGTCAGGTTGAGGTTATAGGTTTGTCCTGAGATGCTCAAATTGAACTTTAATGTTTATAATGTCcgtttttcattgatttattcagctactaaattcagtttgatttgaaacatgtttgaatatgtttcttttcacagaaagaaaatatatgtgattcatttagattaattaatcacagagcctataattaattagattaaatgttttaatcgCTTCACAGCCCTAAATGACACACATTTAGCAAGAGGTAAAATGTAACAAAGGAAAGTCCAAGTGATCCAAATTGATGCAGCAGAGGCTAAAATATTCAGGCTTTTAATCCTTTGTATAACTCTCTATTAATAATGGCTCCTACGCAACCCAAAATGCATCTCGGTACTTACTAGACTACATTCATAAGAGCCTCCCTGACTGGTAAACGCCCACTTCTTTTAGACACCACATTTGTAAAACAACCATCAGCACTGAGGTCCCTCCAGAGCCACTTAAGCACTTAAGGctacaactgttttcacaggcgAAGCAGCGACAACATTTTTTACATCCAaccctttttaaaattcatacTTTGCACGATATCTAGTGCAGTTAAGATTAGGGACAAACTgtgatttactgtgtgtgtaaatcgTGAGTTGCTGGAATGTAAATATGAACTTATTTACACTATTTCCACGGGACACTGGGTTGGTAAAACTGGTGCAGTGCCCCCTTGAGTAAAGTATCTCAATAACTCAGCATGTTAACTATTCTTTCTTTCAGTGACACACTctaatcatttttgtttcttcttgtaGTTTACTTCCAGGGAACATGACATGAGGACTGAAAGTAAACACAGCAGGACATATCCACAGCCATCAGCTCCATCAATGGGCACAATTACAGAACTTGTTGTGCTGTATCATGACCTAAGTGTAAGTACAGACTCAGTGGGGGGTTGTAGACAGGATTtggatgacacacacatacagacacacacactgcttcccCCCCTTGTGTACTGCTATATCAGGCAGCTAGGCAGGGAGTCAGGGAGCAGTAACAGGGCTATTAGGACTCCCAGGGACCCTATCGATCTCCTCATTGATCCCCTCCTGCCTCTGCTAGTCCAGACAACTGCGAGGGTTTATACAGCTACTACAGGGAAGAGCAGTGGAACACTACAGGCAAGAGCACATGTAACACCAAAGGATGGACGTGGAAAGAGTGGTAAGAGAGCCACTTAgatgaagagacaaaaagacacagagaattCAAGTGGCAGCgaaagttttaaaagtttaaaacctTCCTGCattctttccctcccttcctccctttaGCCTACTTACCCAttcccctccctttcttttttctatgaCCAGGTTTTTAAGATCAGTTTTTCTTCAGCATTCATGGCTGACATTAGATCTCTTTTATCTTTAATAGCATCTccaaaatgctaaaaataacACCATGGCTGGTGCCTAAGTGAATGGTTTCAAGTATAAAGATGTTGGACCTGAGGAGATTTATAATCTGTGACAAAATAGGGAAAAATCTCAACCATAATCTCCAGTGAAATAGAGCATCATGGTTATCGAAACCAGGCAGGCTGGAACATTCACCCTGGCTCCAAATGGATCCTATTAAAGTTACATGTGTGACTGGGAGATATTTTTACTCCACATGATGCACCCACTGGACCTGCCGTGATAGAAGAAAGTGATTGTGAAAGTGAATTGTTTTAATTAGACATCTTAAATCTTCCcttattaaattgtttttatcaAGCAGCGCTGCAGGGCTCTTCCTCATTAGCCGCTGGAATTGGTGAAAGAAACTAATGCAACATCGCCCCCACTGGACCTCTCCTGGTACTACAAAGGACTACTGTACATGCATAAACATGCTGTGTATATATTCCATGCTTATAATACACCATGTAATAATTGATACCCATCCACTCAGTGTATGTCTACAGATGTGGTGACCATATAATGAGTGAACCTGTGTACTGCTGAGTGTGCAGTCTGACTCTGATGTGTATTAATGACAGAGGGGATGGCAGGTCCTCGTCAGAGTCCAACTGATTAATAACCGGCCCTTCACTCCTTCCCTCACTACTAATGGCTCCTGGTCTGACTCTGTCTATAATTATCACTCAATAATGAGGTCTAAAAGaagacatgtgtgtgtttgtctgtgtgtgtgtgtgtgtgtgtgtgtgtgaagagagagcTGAATCTGGAGGCTTACTGACTGCATGGTAGACCTGAATATATCAGTTCTTTACATGTGAAAAAGCCTGGGACTTTTTATTCCTCTATATTTATTTGACATCTCACTTTACAGATTTaaaattttacacacaaaacatatgaGGAATGACTGTTGAgtttcaaaaacaaaagcacattcACTCATTTGAACCGGGGATTGAGGGCCTGAGGATTGAAACTCCCAATACTCAAGCAagttctcattttttttattatcaagtGGAGAGTGGAGcaaaatgagaggagagagagttggGGAACAATATTAAGCATTGTTCCCTGTCTGGACCCCAATTTGGGACCACTGGTGGACCACTCAGTGGCACCAAGGAGGGCAATCACCAAAAtcgttggggaaaaaaatgctgcaaaagtGCTATGTTGGACTCTCCTTCAGGTAGATAAAGGATGATAAAGGGCCCTCTAGGGTGCCCTTCGTGTGGAGAAAACGTGTCCTATAGGCTGTCCTACATGCTAAATTAGTTGGCCTGTTTGTGctctaaatgattaaataattactttcctgtgtgtttttattacatagTTATAGTTTATATCTAGAGTCACATGATAAACTATTTCAATCTTAACCAGGGTTTGGAACTATTTCAATATAAATGCATCTCAACGTGGTCATTGTTGGTGTCCCAGTGCATGCAGCTGgtgagatttttattttctccctcaGACAGAGTCCACCAATCGTGGAGACAATGTGGTTAATGGTCTGCACCTTAACACCTAGACCAATAGGGTGTCTGAATAAATTATTGAGCAAAGCgacaaacaaatgatgaaaaaatgagTGCCAAATGTcatacatatgttgttttttctttattttactgctGATCTGTAGCTTCATGTCTGGATAGTATGAGTGTAAAGTATAAGAAAATACTGTGTATTATGATTAAAGTTACCTGAACGTGGAAGAAAATAGTCACTGTTATCTTCTAGCTACTGTGCAGAGCAGCTGTAAAGTTCTAATAATACAAGAGATAATGTCAACTAATCTGTTAATGATAGAGACCCTCATAATGAGGCGATTTTTCTCCCCACTTATCTGCAGTGTGCCAAACAGGAGCATATCACGCTAGGAACAGCTCCCTCCGGTGTGGCCAGGAAAGGccccccaaaaacacacaatcacatatagtttttatgattttatgcaaataaaacaagcctccagagaaaaggaggaaaaacactttgaaatggGATTTCTAACCCACAGTGGATCTGTTATAATGACACAGACACTGAAATCCCCATGAGCAATAATGCATTCCCAGATGGAAATTACACAACGACACAGGTGAACACTTGCCTCTGATTATTTGCTGACTGTCTGCTCTATATTTGCAGCATATTGCGATGCCATTCCCCTGTCCTTAGCTTGATTTCACTTACAGGTCATTTGTTCCAGACGATTTTGTGATAACAGCACTGAGGACAGATTTTTATAAACGCACTATCTTTAGGGACGTGTTACTAACGTTATCTTCAAAACAGAGTAAAGTACCTGTACTGCTAAAGGTACCACAGTTTGCCACCTCATAGGGCACAGCATATCGCATCAGACTGCTGAATGTGTAGATCAGCAGCAAAGATTTATAATGCGCTTAACGGTAATCATTTCTTAGTAATTCTTGCCTATTAAGAAGCCGATGCTCTATCTGACGTGGGCATCAGACACAGGGGTGTGTTAACCTGATGAAAAACATCATCGTGGTGCAATATCTAGATACTACCCAAGCTGAGCTCTTCGTATTAACTCCACACTGATAAGACTGATAAGGTTCATAAAACCATTACACTCTCAGAGTGCCAATAACAGCTCTGTTGACTGTGCTACATTCAAAATGCGTTGAGGGGGTGTGGATGGATTCATTCATTATACTATCCAGAAATAGCTTACTGTACCATTCATAATAAAGTGCAGTTAAAGGATTACGTGCTGCTGACCAATAAACAAAGAGCAAGTTGCACGCAGGCTGTAGGTCAAAGGCAATAGAAAGTCACGTATGCCACACAACAGAATGTAAAGCAATCTTTTTTCCTTAACATATTGTCTTTAGTTGTCCTAAGATTGTTTATATCATACCCATATTTGCAAATATAtgggtatatatatatcaaagcACTCAAACAAGCTTGTGCAGCACAAAAAGCTTCTTTGTCACATTGAAACTGAGAATATATGATccacatgcattttaaaagtaTACAAAACCTTTAATGGAAAATATAAGAACTGGTGTTTTGAGCACTGACCTTGTTCCAGGTGTGGCTTGCTTACTGCAGTTTATTATTCAGGTTTATGTAACAAGGAAGTCATATTTTCACTACAAAGGAAGCTTGTTAGGCATCAAGGCCAAAAGTACACGCTAAGTGTTATACATGGGACAGGATTTACATAACCTTatatttgagaaaaaaacattagcatttttctcatttaatgCTGTAAATTCATCTTCTAACATTCTTCTAAAAACTACAAGAATGATTTCTAATCTTGTAAGTGTTAAATTGGCTTGTTTGTGCACTGTCATGCTGTGCACATGTTCAGCAATTACCAGGTCTATGAAAACAGGTTTATGGAAAAATTACCGTATGACTTCTGAACTGTGCTgtgtcaaagaaaaatgttgtgcaacactttaacattttatcaGCACAAACTGTCTCCCACTTTGACTAAGTAGCAtccatgaaatgaaaaatgaatttcctTACATGGACATAGATACATCAGTTGcttgaaatatattaaaatcatGTTGTTTCCAGGATGTGCAATACATTTGGAATTAATGatcttactgtttttttcttcaatatcACAGGGAAGGagttaaacttaaaaaaaaatatatcatgaaGGACAATGATGCTGgggtaaatgtgttttatcgAGTATTTTATCAGTCTTGACACAAGACTGTCATGCCatgtatgtaaaatgaaatatgtgcaaaggataaacaaacaacaaatatcaCATTACTggatctgtgttttatttatatacatatattgttGCCTTCAACACTCTTTCAGAccttgtcattgtcattgtcaacTGTAAAGGAAAATGTCAGACTCAAACATTAGAGGCCAgtaataattttaatttaataaaaaaggtTCTAGTACTGCTATTGAATTAGATTTCCTTTTCTCATATGATTATATAACAGCAGTCAGTATGCATATAGTATGTGTTTTGCACAAACATCCTTCAGTAGTAGtacattcacagtcacagtaTCTTTGCATTCAAGCatgttatgtactgtatgtaatatTATATCACAGGCAGCTTTAACTGCCGCTGAATAAGGCAAGGTCATTTATAGACGGGAGCTCACATCTTTCTGTTATGAAATTTAGTCACCTTGTTGTCTTATCAACTATCAGCCCAAAGTTTTTTCGctgactgtgtttttgtctcaccACCAGCCCTATCTCCCTCTTCTATCTGACCCCAGATTAATACTGTGTTAATATACAACTAAGAAGGCAGGGACATCCCAGCCACCTCCCCTTATGTCTGAAAAAGCAAAGACATTTTCACAGATTCACACACCTTCATCTGCACTCAATGTTGGTAAAAGGATTTATTTAAGTTTAGGTACTAAATAGATACTTTAGAGATCAAACCATAAGACGCCTTAAATCCTGTTTGATGTGTCATCAAGACTTGTGAAGGTACTTCTCTCCATCAGAAGACAGGGTAAATCAGAAAAAGGCAACTTGAAACTCAAATAAAGAATCATGAATATGAAGAAGCAGCTGTGGTCTGTGGCACGTATGTTCCTGCCCGGTGTGGGATTTGCATTGGCCTGCAGCGGGGCCTACCTGGTGGCCGTGCAGACAGAGCATCAGTTCAATTGGTGGGTCATCCCTGCCTATGTTATGATCGTGGTCGGCTTCCTGGCTGTGCTCATCGGATTCTTCTGGACTATCTGCCACAGCATGAAGAGCAAAATTTACCAGAGAGGAGGACGTGATCAGCACATCCAGGTCTACACTATTGAAAGGTAAGCCCACCTGTGACCACAGATAcactttaaaaagagaaatcataATGCATGTGCAAATACTGCCGACTGATTTGTATAAAAACACTTAATTACAAAGCACCAGGCAAGATATATAGGAAAAAATAtcaatgtaaaaacattaaaaaatgttgaaagaaaatgaaaatgaactggTCATATTTCAATTCAAATCATTGAATTACTGTTGCAAACCAAATAGGAAAAATGCTTGcattttgttttggcttttagGATTCCTATTTAACCTCAACAAAACTAATGCTCCCATATGTTTATCCCTCTGCAGACCAAGCTGCTTCCCTCCATCGTACGAGGAGTCCCAGGGCAGTCAGGTGTATCCCAATGCAGCTGAGTTTGTGGTCGTGGTTGATGGGGTCGATGTGGTGATGAGTCTTGCTCCCCCTCTGTATAGCCAGGACAGCTCAGAGGCTCCAGACTGCACATGGAGCTGGGAGCAGCCCCCTCGGTACAGTCAAGTAGAGTGTATTCAGCAGGGGGAAGTGGATGCAGATGAGCAGTTAGAGGCCTTGTCCGGACACTGAAGGACAAAACTTTTCTGCCTAAGTGgctaaaagaaaatggatgaatggagaTTGCTGATAGAAATGACTTCCTGCCTGAGCTTACAgagaaagctccagaaaaatgTGAGATCCCTCCAAATGTGGTTGGATTGCTTGGCTTCCAAATGATGAACCTCAGAGATGTGTTGACATCGCCTATGCGCTCAACCTCTGAACTCAAATGTCTGTGCTGACCCTGCGTTAACAGGCTTTTTTCAGCCCAGAGGTCTTTGAAGAGGATTGGCCTGTTGGGTTAGACTGTGGTTTTGTGTTGATCTTTCTCAAATGGTTTTATCTCTGGTTTCCTGAAGTTTGTGCTGCCTTTGTGGTGTGACAAATAACCAAGGACAGTATTAATCCAGTTGGATGCACAAATGTCTGAATTGACAAACGTTTACTTGCACTTTAGCTTTTATATCAAGCAGTCTTGTATAATTACAAGTATAATACATCTGTTTGAATAGGGCTACTACCCCTCCTGATGCTACTCCTGTTGTgttattgaataaaaaaatcatattgttATACTGTAGtacttgtgtttatttctcatTATATAGCCAACATTTAGTCTTTAAAACCAATTCTTACAAGGCAACCAAATATAATTTCAAAGTAGATTGAACCAAcattgagaaatgtgtttttgaaactACTGGGTTGTCAATATTTATGCCAATAAGCTTGTGATTGTGCTGCAACAATAGTGAAAAGTTGTTTGCTTATTTATGTCTATGCAAACTTGGCCAAGATAGCAAATCAGTATGAATAGATATTactaaaatacataataatatgtTAGGACTCGTCAAGTTAAATTTAATTAGAAGACAATAATATGTTAGGACTCGTCAAGTTAAATTTAATTAGAAGACTTTTCCAAGTGGCTgtggcagaaaaaaaggaagcttTTTGTCCAATCTCAGATGAATGCCTGTGATGTTAGCTGATGATTGCAAGGACTTACAAGGACGTGGATTTATAATAGAAGGCTGCTCATACgcttacatttatttgaaacatgtaaaaggaaaaaatggcaacaacaaaaaacaaaatggcattaaaattaaaacGAATACTAAACCCATGCACAGACTCAACGATTGCCATAACAACATAAAATCAAATCTTACATAGTTCAAAAAGGAGTAGGTAGAATGGTATAGTCTTCCCCTTTTCTGCTGCTTATTATTTAATTCAGATTTGATCTCCTTTACATATTGATAAAAATAACTAgtggttttaatttgttttcaaatcTAAATTATTTGCAACTGTGTCTGGTTCACtgagtattatattatatttacaaagGCCGATCATGTCTTAGGGCAGGCATTGAAGTGTTTTCAGTCTGCACTGTATTTGTACATGTTTACTGTGTATGACACTGTGACATGTAACTGTTTTAATAGACCATGAGTGCTCACTGAAGCACACTCAGGTTGAAAAGTTCACCACAATAAAGATACTGGTGGAGCAACAGTTTTCTGCAACTTTGCTTGCAGCTTGTTCTTTTATTATACATATAAAGGGCAGATATTAATTACGTAACTGTATACTTTAAATAAATTTCTTAATCTAATAATGCCTCCTATCTATTGGAAACGTGTCACTGACACATGAACAATTTCGGCATCTTCTTATCCTCATCCAACCTCAGAAATAACCCCTGACATTATAAAACAGTTGGATGGAGCAATAACCTGTAACGGCTGGCAGGTAATGTTTGGCTGACTGAGTGAACACATCCTTGCGGATATCCACTGGCATATCCTCAACTCATAATGACGGTAatcagtgtgtttatgagtTCCTGCTCTGCGTGTCTCATTCAGGGCGTATAAAGATCAACCCTCTTCATTTCTTATCTCAGCACAACAGCTTCAACACATTGCGGTTCAAAAGCAGGTGCTGTTCACGGCAAACAAAAGCCTCCTTTTCCTCAAGGATGTTCAATCACCACATGATATATAGCATCAGCACAACATGGTGCTCTTAATTATGAAga
This genomic stretch from Larimichthys crocea isolate SSNF chromosome III, L_crocea_2.0, whole genome shotgun sequence harbors:
- the LOC104922965 gene encoding uncharacterized protein LOC104922965, whose amino-acid sequence is MKSKIYQRGGRDQHIQVYTIERPSCFPPSYEESQGSQVYPNAAEFVVVVDGVDVVMSLAPPLYSQDSSEAPDCTWSWEQPPRYSQVECIQQGEVDADEQLEALSGH